CGATGCGCCCAATAACGACAGGGCTTTCGGATTAACATACGTATATTTAAAGTTTTTGTGCAGCAGCATTGCCACGGGCGATATTTCAATTAACTGCCGGTTCAATTGCTCACTATCCATCAGAGCCTGTGCCACCTGCTTGCGCTCCGTTATATCTTCCATGACGATTTCGACCGTACCCGATTGGTTATCATAAATAGCGCTTGCCACAATATCAATAATTTCACCATTAATCCGTTTAATCTTAACTTCCTTGGGAGACACATATCCATTCTCCAGCAGCTCTTTCCGGGCAACCTTAACCCAATCCCGGTCTTCCTCCACTACCCAGCTCCAAGGGCTTGTCCCGACAATATCCTGCAGTCCGGACGCCCCGACAATCCGTATCCCACTGGGATTAAGGTATATCAACTGTTCGTCTTTCGATACCGCAATCGCAATCGGTGAAAGTTCCACTAGTCTCCGGTAACGCTCCATACTTTCCTTAAATGCTCTTTCCATCTTTTTGCGTTCCGAAATATCGTAAAAAATGTGAATCGTATATCCGGTATGTTCGTCATAGATTCCTGTTACTTCCGCCTCAATCAGCTGCCCCTTGAGTGTGACAATGTCATATTCAATCGCTTGTCCATACTTATGAGTCACAATGTGGTCCATTCGTTTGCGGGCTTTATGAATTTCATGCGGCGGTAAAATGTCGTAAATCGGCCTGCCGATGAGCTCTGCCTGCGAGCTTGCCCCAAACCATTTTACCCCTGCCGGGTTGATAAAAATGATCCTCTCGTTGTTCTGTACAATCATCGGCTGCGGAGAGAGATCAATCAACCGCCCATAACGTTCCAAGCTTTCTTTGAACTCCCGTTCAAAAAAAGATATGTCCTCCTGTTCTTCATGGCAGTCACTGGGTTGTTGCGGTTTCACTTTGCTCTTGTATCTAAAATGACGCCTTTTTACGAGAAAGTTGCACTTTCGTTCAGCACTTCCCATGTGTCGGCAGTACCCAATACTCTTGCTACAGCACTGACACAGCATATAAACAATGACGACATTGAAAAACTGTTCGAGTAGTGAAAGCATGATATAGTTCAGGCCCAAGCTGCCGAGTCTCCTTTAACTTTCTTTAGTTGTAAGGAACATTTTCTCCTCATTCCCCATAAGAGGTATCAATGTTTATTATCGGCACACATTGCACATTTGCGAATATATCTCTAACCAAAAGTCAATATATTTCACTAGCGCAAAAATGAAAGAAACCTCACCACGTGCAGGGCATAGAGCCCTACCGAAAATTAATAGAAAGGTTTCTCATATAATATCTATATCCAGACTTTATATCTCCTCCGGTGTAAATACGGTAATCCGGTTTCTACCTTCCAGTTTGGACCTGTAAAGGGCTACATCCACCCTCTCCACAATCTCCTTAGAGGTCAATAACTCCGTTTCGTTGTATATCGCAATCCCGATCGATATGGTAACCTCTACTCCGTTTGGCCCCGGTCCCTTAGCCATCTCTTGACGGAGAGTATCAGCAAGCTCAACTGCCTTTTGAAGACTCGCGTGCTTCATCACAATACCAAACTCTTCTCCACCATAGCGGAAACATAAATCCTCAAGCCCTGCGAACAAACGCATCTCCGAAGCGAGATATTTCAACACCTCGTCCCCAACCACATGTCCATACATATCATTTACCCGTTTAAAAAAATCGATATCTATCAAAATAAGTGCAAACGGCTGACGTTCATCGAGCCATTCTTCCAGCGTTAAATCAAATGTTTTGCGGTTAGCCAGTCCTGTAAGACCATCAATGTGTATTTCATCATTGAGGTGGTTCAAATGATTGCCTATGCTATGGTGCAGCTGTCTCACTTCATAGATGAGGGAAGAGATTTTCGACATCGCTGGTGGAACGGATTTTTTGGACACGACCGCATCTTCCGAGAATTTGGCCAACTCGTAGAGGGGGGTTGAGATATAACGGGAAACGCGCCAGGCAACGAACAAAATGACGATACAAATCGGCAGAGCATGAAGCAAAATACTCCATACAAGCTTCTTTAGCGGTTCATCCAGAACCGAAACGGGGGTCTGTGACACAATTCCCCAGCCGCCTCTCGGCTCATAAGCATAACCTACAAAGAACGATGTTCCTTGGGTATTCGTTATTTCGGCAGAGCCGCTTTTTCCGCTGATTGCTTGCTGAACGACATCATTTCCAATGATGGTCCGATTAATCCGCCGGCAATCCGGGTGAAAGATAAGATGAGCGTGATTATCCGTCACGTAGACATAGGAGCCGTTTCCGTAAAAATGCTCACTCAGCAACCTGCTGAGTACATTGTCCTCCTGCAGATAGATCGTTCCTCCTGCAAAGCCTTTATAATTTCCCTGAGCGTCATATATCGGGGAGGAGATCAGCAGGATCAAACGTCCTGTCGCTGCCACGTAAGGTTCCGAAATGATCGAGGCTCTCGTCTCGACGG
Above is a window of Paenibacillus uliginis N3/975 DNA encoding:
- a CDS encoding sensor domain-containing diguanylate cyclase, yielding MGKRKGFKLRIILGLLVISSIVLTAVVGGYLAVTANVKSLSYNYLESNYQYAKKLASNTTDILDIMQNNMNSVARLAGESTFSQRDLDIWFKANEQYFNSVFIADSRRQIKAVTPDQEYSLVGSRLTSKASAQAVETRASIISEPYVAATGRLILLISSPIYDAQGNYKGFAGGTIYLQEDNVLSRLLSEHFYGNGSYVYVTDNHAHLIFHPDCRRINRTIIGNDVVQQAISGKSGSAEITNTQGTSFFVGYAYEPRGGWGIVSQTPVSVLDEPLKKLVWSILLHALPICIVILFVAWRVSRYISTPLYELAKFSEDAVVSKKSVPPAMSKISSLIYEVRQLHHSIGNHLNHLNDEIHIDGLTGLANRKTFDLTLEEWLDERQPFALILIDIDFFKRVNDMYGHVVGDEVLKYLASEMRLFAGLEDLCFRYGGEEFGIVMKHASLQKAVELADTLRQEMAKGPGPNGVEVTISIGIAIYNETELLTSKEIVERVDVALYRSKLEGRNRITVFTPEEI